The DNA sequence tgattgccacagatggtgattatgatgatgcagagctggatggccaggagtagatttagtatagggacttagagatgaataagtgtcatttacacaaggattaagtttcttttatgtcatttcaataattagtcttgtttaagattagctcatgttttgctttattcagtttcaagtttcaagactaCTTATATCCTTTCAGTtaagtttctttcaataaataaggtatttcagagtaatgagtctttttaccgggcattttattatgtttgttagtaacgtctctatcctacgggaacggggtgttacaattggtatcagagcccagGTCGAGAGAGTCTGTAGACtccttttgttttataaaaaaaaaaaaaaagttaggatAGAAATTACCTAGGACGACTCCTGGCCAGCTCGAGGTTCACGAGGATCTTTatgattatgttttaattattgctTTGCTTGATTGAGTGCTTCATTGTTGATTGATTGTATTAGTTATACTCATTGCATGAACGTTGTTATTAGAATGGCACCGGTTACTAGGCGTAATGAGCACCCTGAAGGCTCCACAGAACCAGCACCGAATGAGCCTGAGGTATTGGCTGCTGCTACTACCAGACTTCTTCAATACCTTGCTGATGATCAGGGTTTAGGAGTGAGGAATCCCAGGGTCGGTTGCACCCTAAACCAGTTTACGCAACAGCACCCTCCGACTTTTGACGGCAAAGCAGAAGCACTTGATGTAGAGAGTTGgataaaaagaatggaaaagatTTTCAGAGCTCTGTTCTGTACTGACAAACAGAAGGTAGAGTATGCCACTTATGTGCTGGCTGATGAGGCAGATGAGTGGTGGACCTCTACCCGGGAGCTACTGCAACTTGAACTTGGTGAAGGGGTACCCATCACTTGGGACCGCTTCAAAAAGGCCTTTTTGGACCGATTCTTTTCTCCTGCACTCCGGGAGGCAAGAGCTAGGCAGTTTATTGACATAGCTTAGGGAACCATGACGGTGGAGCACTATGCCGCCACCTTCGTGGCATTATCGAGGTTTGCAAGTTATCTGATTCCtaatgaggaaaagaagtgtGAAAAAATTTGAGCGAGGCTTGACTGTCCCCTATCCGTTGCGACACCTACCGGTGAGCACGTAGTTTGCAACACCATAATTAAAAATTTGCCCTATAGATATTAGTGGGAGGCACCTTCTAGCAGACTTGGTAGTTTTTGATATGATGGGGTTTGATGtaattttgggaatggattggtTATTCCGAAATCACGCCTGTGTAGACTGTTTTAAAAAGGAAGTAGTTTTCAAAACCCCGGGCAAGGAAGAATTCAGCTTTTGTGGAAAGAGAGGAAACTCCCCACCTCGAATGATCTCAGTTTTGCAAGCAACCAGATTACTAAGACAGGGATGCTTTGGGTTTCTGGCTAGTCTTGTAGCACCACCTGTAGAGGGACCCAGGCTTGAAGATATCCCCGTTGTCGGAATTTTCGGATGTGTTTCCGGAGGATCTTCCAGGGTTGCCCCCGGACTGGGAGGTTGACTTTTCAATTGATCTTTTACCTGGGACGGCACCTATATCGAAGGCACCTTACCGTATGGCTCTAGTGGAGCTGAAGGAGCTTAAGGAGCAGTTGAAGGAGTTGTTGGAGAAGGGTTACATCGGCCCTAGTGTGTCACCATGGGGCGCACCGGTTCTTTTTTGTGAAAAAGAAGGACGATTCAATGAGACTCTGCGTTGATTATCGAGAATTGAATTGAGTGACAGTGAAGAACAAATACCCCTTACCAagaattgatgatttgtttgactagTTACAAGGGGCCCAAGTTTTCTCCAGATTGATCTACGATTAGGCTACCACCAACCTCAAGATCAAGTCAGAAGATGTTTTCAAGACGGCGTTCAAAACTCGTTACGGacattgagttttttttttagtcatgCCATTTGGTTTGACGAATGCCCCAGCAGTcttcatggacatgatgaatAAAGTGTTCAGGGAGTATGTAGatcattttgtttttgtgtttattgATGACATTCTAATCCACTCTAAAAGCCCAGCAAATCATGAAGGACACTTGAGGGTTGTGTTACAGATATTAAGGAAGCAACAAATGTTCACAAAATTCAAGAAGTGTGATTTCTGGTTGAAAGAGATTACCTTTTTGGGGCATGTCGTGTCAAAAGAAGGAATTTTAGTAGACCCGATGAAAATTGAAGCAGTTATGAACTGGGCCACGCCAACCAATGTTAATGAAGTCAAAAGCTTCTTAGGTCTTGCAGGGTACTACAGGAGGTTCGTCGAGGGGTTCTCCAGTATCGCAGCCCCGATGACTAAGCTGACgaggaaaaatgagaaatttatatGGACTGAAGATTGTGAAAGAAGCTTTCAGGAGCTGAAGAAGAGACTAGTCACAGCACCTGTACTCATTGTTCCCTCGGGCAATGCAGGATTTATCATTTACAGTGATGCTTCTCTCAAGGGTTTGGGTTGTGTCTTAAGGCAGCATGGGAAGATTATTGCCTACGCTTCTCGACAACTCAAGAGTTACGAagagaattatccgacgcatgaccTAGAGCTTGCAGCTGTTGTGTTTTCCTTGAAGTTATGGAGACACTATCTCTATGGGGAGAAATGCGAGATTTATACCGACTATAAGAGCTTAAAGTATTTCTTTACTCAGAAAGACTTGAATATGAGACAGCGCAGATGGTTAGAACTTTTAAAGAATTATGACTGCAACATCAACTATCATCCGGGTAAAGCTAATGTAGTGGTAGATGCCTTGAGTTGGAAATCGTCCTCTAGTACCCTCGCTTCTATGTAGACCCCTCAGAAGCACATTCTTTTGGATATGGAGAGAGCAGGGATAGAGATGATTATGGACACACAGGCTTGGTTGAGCAGTCTGACTTTGGGATCATCATTAATAGATCAGATAAAAGTTGCCCAAAACAGTGATCCAGGCTTAGTGAAGATCAAAGGAGAGGTACCAGAAGACAAAAGGCCTGAATTTTCAATATCTGGGGATGGCACTCTGAGGtttaaaggaaaaatttatGTTCCGAATGTTAAAGAGATTAGagatgtgattttgaaaaaggCTCACCGCTCACTCTATACAGTTCACCCTGGTAGCACTAAGATGTATAGAGATTTGAAGCAACAGTTCTGGTGGAGTGGTATGAAACGTGAGATAGCTAATTATGTGGCTCAGTGTCTAACTTGTCAATAGGTCAAAGCAGAGCATCAGAAGCCATCCGGGCTATTACAACCACTCCCTATACCGGTTTGGACCTGGGATGAATTTGGTATGGATTTTGTTTCAGGATTTCCTAAGGCACCAGGGGGTCAGGATGCGGCATGGGTGATTATTGACAGATTGTCAAAGTCAGCTCATTTCATTCCAGTTCAGATGACGTATTCTACAGAAAAATTGGCAGAGTTGTATGTACGCGAAATTGTCAGGTTGCATGGAATCCCTTCAAAGATTGTATCAGACAGGGATATCGTTTCACTTCAGTGTTCTGGAGAAGTGTACAGAAAGAGTTAGGGACAGAATTGACCTATAGTACAGCCTTTCATCAGCAAACAGATGGGCAATCAGAGAGGACAGTGCAAATTTTGGAGGATATGCTTAGAGCTTGCATGATGGACTTCAAGGGCAATTGGATTAAATACTTACCCTgattgagtttgcatacaataacagttACCAAGAGAGCATTCAGGCGGCCCCATATGAGGTTCTTTATGGTCGTAAGTGTCGGTCACCCCTTTATTGGGATGAGGTTGGAGAACGTAGAATCCTTGGGCAggaaattattcaaaatatgcGTGAAAAGATAGTTGTCATTCGGAAAAGGCTCGCCATTGCGCAAGAACAACAGAAAAGGTATGCAGATCAGAGGTGTCGAGAGCTACAATTTGAGGTAGGAAGCAAAGTATTCTTGAAAATTGCGCCGATGAAGGGAATCATGAGGTTCAGAAAGAAGGGCAAGTTGAGTTCGAGATATTTTGGACCCTTTGATGTACTGGAGAGGATTGGAGCTACAGCTTATAGGTTGGCTCTTCCACCACGGTTGTCTGCGATTCACGATGTTTTTCACATCTCCATGCTTCGGGAGTATATACCAGATCCGACACACATTTTAGAATACGAACCTCTCCAAGTTCGCGAGGATCTCACCTACGAGGAGTTTCCAGTTGGGATCCTTGCACAAAGGACTCAAGTCCTCTGTAAGAAGACCATTTCGatggtcaaagtactttggaGTAACCATACGGAAAAAGAGGCTACATGGGAACTAGAGGAGGACATGAAGCAcaagtacccatacttgtttgattgAGGTACGTAATCTCGAGGACGAGATTTTTCttaaggaggggagattgtaacacacaaacctagaatttaggttaagtcagttagaaattatttagttatgttatgattatatttattctttttattaattacttatttattaaattatctctatggtaagattttaagtaattagattgctacgacacgttttctagaaagattagtaacgtctagtgcctcgtataggtcacgagctacgacgtgagatttctgaagcagcgctaagaggtaaatagtatgatcatataaatgtacacgtaatgtaaatattataattgggtatgataatatgatatggttttgatggttatctacgttgcgctaagagccaagtcaaggttagattgctttcatgaacttctatgaattacgatgatttacatgaaagtaagcctatatatatgttatgcttttacggattgttgattgatggattgaatgttacaaaaatcacatggaaatcatgatatgatcatataataatttaagataggtattctatgaattaaaatagccagatcatgcatgcttcattcatgtagtacttagaccatatatgccatgtattgttcatgcaataacttaagtcaagcatgccatgtaataaatagcctaatcatgtatgacatgttcattagttctcagatcatgcatgccatgaaatatcataaaatgattaaatcatgttaggccatgttatgctatactataccatgtacaagaatatatcatgttatgccatgccatgtacaagaatatgccatgctagaaaagtctaagaagtccaagaaaattatcatgcatcaagaaagataaacattttaaggtaacacggatccaagcgtgtttaccacagttatgctaagacggtaccacggactcaagcgtggttatcacaagttaagtgaaacacggactcaagcgtgtttcactccatgtcatgcaagttaagtgaacatg is a window from the Carya illinoinensis cultivar Pawnee chromosome 14, C.illinoinensisPawnee_v1, whole genome shotgun sequence genome containing:
- the LOC122293599 gene encoding uncharacterized protein LOC122293599, encoding MAPVTRRNEHPEGSTEPAPNEPEVLAAATTRLLQYLADDQGLGVRNPRVGCTLNQFTQQHPPTFDGKAEALDVESWIKRMEKIFRALFCTDKQKVEYATYVLADEADEWWTSTRELLQLELGEGVPITWDRFKKAFLDRFFSPALRERDPGLKISPLSEFSDVFPEDLPGLPPDWEVDFSIDLLPGTAPISKAPYRMALVELKELKEQLKELLEKGYIGPSVSPWGAPVLFCEKEGRFNETLR
- the LOC122293600 gene encoding uncharacterized protein LOC122293600, giving the protein MERAGIEMIMDTQAWLSSLTLGSSLIDQIKVAQNSDPGLVKIKGEVPEDKRPEFSISGDGTLRFKGKIYVPNVKEIRDVILKKAHRSLYTVHPGSTKMYRDLKQQFWWSGFPKAPGGQDAAWVIIDRLSKSAHFIPVQMTYSTEKLAELYVREIVRLHGIPSKIVSDRDIVSLQCSGEVYQESIQAAPYEVLYGRKCRSPLYWDEVGERRILGQEIIQNMREKIVVIRKRLAIAQEQQKRYADQRCRELQFEVGSKVFLKIAPMKGIMRFRKKGKLSSRYFGPFDVLERIGATAYRLALPPRLSAIHDVFHISMLREYIPDPTHILEYEPLQVREDLTYEEFPVGILAQRTQVLCKKTISMVKVLWSNHTEKEATWELEEDMKHKYPYLFD